TAACAACTATTCAAGTTGCAGAGCGAGCTGGAATTGCGCGTTCAACCTTATACCTTATTGAAAAAGGAGATACAAGCGTCGCATTTGGCGCATATTTAAATGTGCTCCGGGTATTGGGGCTACAAAATGATGTATTGCAATTAGCAGCAGACGATGATTTAGGAAGAAAACTACAAGATCTCGAATTATTAAAGTAGCAATCAATGGCACACAACAAGTTTGATATATACGTATATGCGCACTGGAAAGGGATGGCGGAGCCTAAACTTATAGGGACCCTCTCAGCACATTTTGCTAAAGGTAAAAAGGCATTCAGTTTTGAATACGATAAAATATGGTTGAAATCGGAGCAACTTCAAATCTTAGACCCTGAAATACAGTTTTTTTCAGGAACACAATATGCTAGCGAAAAAGGAAACTTCGGTATATTTCTAGACAGTATGCCCGACACTTGGGGGCGAACACTCATGAAAAGACGCGATGCTCAGTTGGCAAAGGGGCGGAACGAAAAGCCTCCCTTCTTATATGATATCGATTATTTATTGGGGGTTTATGACGAGAGCCGTATGGGAGCACTACGTTTTAAAACAACTAAAGACGGTCCATTTTTAGATGATAATAATCAAAAGCCAACTCCTCCATGGTCATCGGTAAGAGAGCTGCAGCACGCTGCTGATCGGCTCGAAAATGACGAAAGTAACGACGATATAAAGGAATGGCTTACGATATTAATGGCTCCCGGATCTTCATTGGGAGGAGCCAGACCTAAGGCTAATATTTTAGATGATAATAATGAATTGTGGATTGCAAAATTTCCCTCTAAAAATGATATTTTTAATAAAGGTGCATGGGAATTTTTGTCGTACCAACTTGCC
The DNA window shown above is from Sphingobacterium thalpophilum and carries:
- a CDS encoding helix-turn-helix domain-containing protein produces the protein MSSKKQIIFPKLAKLMEQVGENIKLARKRRKLTTIQVAERAGIARSTLYLIEKGDTSVAFGAYLNVLRVLGLQNDVLQLAADDDLGRKLQDLELLK
- a CDS encoding type II toxin-antitoxin system HipA family toxin — protein: MAHNKFDIYVYAHWKGMAEPKLIGTLSAHFAKGKKAFSFEYDKIWLKSEQLQILDPEIQFFSGTQYASEKGNFGIFLDSMPDTWGRTLMKRRDAQLAKGRNEKPPFLYDIDYLLGVYDESRMGALRFKTTKDGPFLDDNNQKPTPPWSSVRELQHAADRLENDESNDDIKEWLTILMAPGSSLGGARPKANILDDNNELWIAKFPSKNDIFNKGAWEFLSYQLATGAGITMAPSKMERISGNYHTFFTKRFDRKKKDRIHFASAMTMTGNNEDTIRDNPASYLEIAEFIQTHGTMIEENLQQLWRRIVFNIAISNTDDHLRNHGFILTDEGWILSPAYDLNPSIEKNGLSLNIDMENNALDFTLAISVGEFFRLNSTQMNSIIGEVLESVNQWENVADKIGISRAEKELMSRAFKTHF